In Paramormyrops kingsleyae isolate MSU_618 chromosome 13, PKINGS_0.4, whole genome shotgun sequence, a single window of DNA contains:
- the LOC111851955 gene encoding cyclic nucleotide-gated channel beta-1-like isoform X2 yields the protein MPKQQNLSLELDQLVRKDPALLSRTPSPSSPGSTLELPNVPSYPRLPPIGLSKQSSGLSNPSFHSEENPALPSARPSESSRLSTHPAVNVEDVDSDGELGGGPSYLPQVVTPHKPNLKTLTVPGMKMASRRKRLYSEEDDDEEEGERTIRAWRSQSSLMSADESAKERPASALSQTSTIVTERLQELVKLFKERTERVKEKLVDPDDSDDESPSGSPSKKPAENPPPEEEKKDEALGPSDKDLEEHYYERLCCKVKLPSWSRKLMKYRLPESIDPFTNLVYVLWLFFVTIAWNWNIWLIPVRWAFPYQTPDNIHLWLLADYLCDAIYILDILLFQPRLQFVRSGDIVCDKKEMRGNYTKTLRFKMDIVSLIPLELLYIKTGFNSLLRLPRILKFMSFFEFNDRLEAILSKAYIYRVIRTTTYLLYSLHCNACLFYWGSDYEGLGSTQWTYDGSGNSYIRCYYYAVKTLLTIGGVPGPTTLFETLFQLVNYFVGVFAFSIMIGQMRDVVGAATAGKTYYRACMDNTIKYMASYHIPRDVQNRVKTWYDYTWQSQGMLDEQGLLVQLPDKMRLDIAVDVNYDIVSKVALFQGCDRQMIFDMLKRLRSVVYLPGDYVCKKGEIGREMYIIKAGEVQVVGGPDGKTVFVTLKAGSVFGEISLLAVGGGNRRTANVVAHGFANLFILDKKDLAEILVHYPESQKLLRKKAKKMLTKNKKPADDKGETKDPPQVIPPRPETPKLFRAALEMTEKSGMKGIFSKLKGKTNTSSTTLEPSSSSPIPPPSPVHRRSPVPRKLPHDDVDVVSETSDCSMLIRMTPRHGGEEMLSVEVCPGEQEEAGDAEDGEEGKEEEEQGK from the exons ATGCCTAAGCAGCAGAATCTATCCCTGGAGTTAGACCAACTAGTGCGGAAGGACCCCGCCCTGCTCTCGCGGACCCCCTCCCCATCCTCTCCCGGCAGCACGCTGGAGCTTCCCAACGTTCCCAGTTACCCCCGCCTGCCTCCCATTGGCCTTTCCAAGCAGTCATCAGGCCTCTCTAATCCTAGCTTCCACAGTGAGGAAAACCCCGCCCTGCCCTCCGCCCGACCCTCAG AGAGCTCCCGCTTAAGCACGCACCCTGCTGTAAACGTGGAGGATGTGGACTCAGATggagagctgggagggggtCCTAGCTACCTGCCTCAAGTTGTCACCCCACACAAACCCAACCTTAAAACCCTGACCGTGCCCGGCATGAAAATGGCGTCCCGGAG AAAAAGGCTGTACTCcgaggaggatgatgatgaggaaGAAGGTGAGAGAACCATCAGGGCTTGGCGTAGCCAGAGCAGCCTCATGAGTGCTGATGAAAG CGCAAAGGAGCGACCAGCCTCTGCCTTGAGCCAAACGAGCACCATTGTCACCGAGCGGCTCCAGGAGCTGGTGAAGCTTTTCAAGGAAAGAACTGAACGCGTCAAGGAAAAACTTGTTGATCCAGACGATTCTGATGATGAGAGCCCCTCTGGCT CCCCCTCCAAGAAGCCTGCAGAGAATCCTCCTCCTGAAGAAGAGAAGAAGGACGAGGCCCTTGGTCCATCAGACAAGGATTTAGAGGAACACTACTATGAAAGGCTGTGCTGCAAAGTGAAACTGCCCTCGTGGTCCAGGAAGCTTATGAAGTACCGGCTCCCTGAAAGCATCGACCCCTTCACCA ACCTGGTCTATGTTCTCTGGCTCTTCTTTGTCACGATTGCCTGGAACTGGAACATATGGCTGATCCCAGTGCGCTGGGCCTTCCCATACCAGACCCCAGACAACATCCACCTTTGGTTGCTGGCGGACTACCTGTGTGACGCCATCTACATCCTGGACATTCTGCTGTTTCAGCCTCGCCTGCAGTTTGTCCGTAGCGGAGACATCGTG TGTGACAAAAAAGAAATGAGGGGTAATTACACGAAAACACTGCGTTTCAAG ATGGATATCGTATCTCTCATTCCACTGGAGTTGTTGTATATTAAGACTGGTTTCAATTCACTGCTTCGTCTCCCTCGGATTCTGAAG TTCATGTCTTTCTTTGAGTTCAATGACCGTCTGGAAGCCATCTTGAGCAAAGCTTACATCTACAG AGTCATTCGTACTACCACCTACCTCCTCTACTCCCTGCACTGCAATGCCTGTCTCTTCTACTGGGGCTCAGATTACGAGGGACTTGGATCCACTCAATGGACATATGATGGATCGGGCAACAG TTATATTCGCTGCTATTACTACGCTGTGAAGACCCTCCTCACCATTGGGGGGGTTCCTGGACCCACCACTCTTTTTGAGACCCTCTTCCAGCTGGTCAATTACTTTGTAGGAGTCTTTGCCTTTTCCATAATGATTGGACAG ATGAGAGATGTGGTGGGTGCGGCCACAGCGGGGAAGACCTACTACAGAGCCTGCATGGACAACACCATCAAGTACATGGCCTCCTACCACATTCCTCGTGATGTGCAGAACCGGGTCAAGACCTGGTATGACTACACCTGGCAGTCCCAGGGCATGCTGG ACGAGCAGGGGTTACTGGTGCAGCTGCCAGACAAGATGAGACTCGACATCGCCGTGGATGTCAACTACGACATTGTCAGCAAAGTGGCTTTGTTCCAG GGTTGTGACCGACAGATGATTTTTGACATGTTAAAGCGACTCCGCTCTGTGGTGTACCTCCCAGGTGACTATGTTTGCAAAAAG GGAGAGATCGGAAGGGAGATGTATATCATCAAAGCTGGGGAGGTGCAAGTGGTGGGCGGGCCCGACGGGAAGACTGTGTTTGTGACGCTGAAGGCAGGCTCTGTATTTGGAGAAATTAG cttgctgGCAGTGGGAGGAGGGAACCGCCGGACGGCTAATGTAGTGGCCCATGGCTTCGCTAACCTGTTCATCCTGGACAAGAAGGACCTGGCGGAGATCCTGGTCCATTATCCCGAATCCCAGAAGCTGCTGCGCAAGAAGGCCAA AAAAATgttaacaaaaaacaagaagCCGGCGGATGATAAAGGGGAGACAAAGGACCCCCCACAAGTGATTCCACCCCGTCCTGAGACTCCGAAATTATTCAGGGCAGCTCTGGAGATGACAGAAAAGTCTGGCATGAAAGGGATCTTCTCTAAACTGAAGGGCAAGACAAACACGTCCAGCACCACCCTAGAG CCGTCCAGCTCGTCCCCGattccccctccctcccccgtgCACCGCCGCTCCCCTGTCCCACGTAAGCTCCCCCATGACGATGTCGACGTGGTGTCGGAAACCTCAGACTGCTCCATGCTGATACGGATGACACCCAGGCACGGTGGGGAGGAGATGCTCTCAGTGGAAGTGTGTCCTGGGGAGCAGGAAGAAGCAGGAGATGCAGAGGATGGAGAGGAGGGCAAGGAAGAGGAGGAACAAGGGAAGTAA
- the LOC111851955 gene encoding cyclic nucleotide-gated channel beta-1-like isoform X1 — MPKQQNLSLELDQLVRKDPALLSRTPSPSSPGSTLELPNVPSYPRLPPIGLSKQSSGLSNPSFHSEENPALPSARPSESSRLSTHPAVNVEDVDSDGELGGGPSYLPQVVTPHKPNLKTLTVPGMKMASRRCMVGPRGRKLQLFWTKIKRLYSEEDDDEEEGERTIRAWRSQSSLMSADESAKERPASALSQTSTIVTERLQELVKLFKERTERVKEKLVDPDDSDDESPSGSPSKKPAENPPPEEEKKDEALGPSDKDLEEHYYERLCCKVKLPSWSRKLMKYRLPESIDPFTNLVYVLWLFFVTIAWNWNIWLIPVRWAFPYQTPDNIHLWLLADYLCDAIYILDILLFQPRLQFVRSGDIVCDKKEMRGNYTKTLRFKMDIVSLIPLELLYIKTGFNSLLRLPRILKFMSFFEFNDRLEAILSKAYIYRVIRTTTYLLYSLHCNACLFYWGSDYEGLGSTQWTYDGSGNSYIRCYYYAVKTLLTIGGVPGPTTLFETLFQLVNYFVGVFAFSIMIGQMRDVVGAATAGKTYYRACMDNTIKYMASYHIPRDVQNRVKTWYDYTWQSQGMLDEQGLLVQLPDKMRLDIAVDVNYDIVSKVALFQGCDRQMIFDMLKRLRSVVYLPGDYVCKKGEIGREMYIIKAGEVQVVGGPDGKTVFVTLKAGSVFGEISLLAVGGGNRRTANVVAHGFANLFILDKKDLAEILVHYPESQKLLRKKAKKMLTKNKKPADDKGETKDPPQVIPPRPETPKLFRAALEMTEKSGMKGIFSKLKGKTNTSSTTLEPSSSSPIPPPSPVHRRSPVPRKLPHDDVDVVSETSDCSMLIRMTPRHGGEEMLSVEVCPGEQEEAGDAEDGEEGKEEEEQGK, encoded by the exons ATGCCTAAGCAGCAGAATCTATCCCTGGAGTTAGACCAACTAGTGCGGAAGGACCCCGCCCTGCTCTCGCGGACCCCCTCCCCATCCTCTCCCGGCAGCACGCTGGAGCTTCCCAACGTTCCCAGTTACCCCCGCCTGCCTCCCATTGGCCTTTCCAAGCAGTCATCAGGCCTCTCTAATCCTAGCTTCCACAGTGAGGAAAACCCCGCCCTGCCCTCCGCCCGACCCTCAG AGAGCTCCCGCTTAAGCACGCACCCTGCTGTAAACGTGGAGGATGTGGACTCAGATggagagctgggagggggtCCTAGCTACCTGCCTCAAGTTGTCACCCCACACAAACCCAACCTTAAAACCCTGACCGTGCCCGGCATGAAAATGGCGTCCCGGAG ATGCATGGTTGGACCCAGAGGCCGCAAATTGCAGTTATTTTGGACAAAGAT AAAAAGGCTGTACTCcgaggaggatgatgatgaggaaGAAGGTGAGAGAACCATCAGGGCTTGGCGTAGCCAGAGCAGCCTCATGAGTGCTGATGAAAG CGCAAAGGAGCGACCAGCCTCTGCCTTGAGCCAAACGAGCACCATTGTCACCGAGCGGCTCCAGGAGCTGGTGAAGCTTTTCAAGGAAAGAACTGAACGCGTCAAGGAAAAACTTGTTGATCCAGACGATTCTGATGATGAGAGCCCCTCTGGCT CCCCCTCCAAGAAGCCTGCAGAGAATCCTCCTCCTGAAGAAGAGAAGAAGGACGAGGCCCTTGGTCCATCAGACAAGGATTTAGAGGAACACTACTATGAAAGGCTGTGCTGCAAAGTGAAACTGCCCTCGTGGTCCAGGAAGCTTATGAAGTACCGGCTCCCTGAAAGCATCGACCCCTTCACCA ACCTGGTCTATGTTCTCTGGCTCTTCTTTGTCACGATTGCCTGGAACTGGAACATATGGCTGATCCCAGTGCGCTGGGCCTTCCCATACCAGACCCCAGACAACATCCACCTTTGGTTGCTGGCGGACTACCTGTGTGACGCCATCTACATCCTGGACATTCTGCTGTTTCAGCCTCGCCTGCAGTTTGTCCGTAGCGGAGACATCGTG TGTGACAAAAAAGAAATGAGGGGTAATTACACGAAAACACTGCGTTTCAAG ATGGATATCGTATCTCTCATTCCACTGGAGTTGTTGTATATTAAGACTGGTTTCAATTCACTGCTTCGTCTCCCTCGGATTCTGAAG TTCATGTCTTTCTTTGAGTTCAATGACCGTCTGGAAGCCATCTTGAGCAAAGCTTACATCTACAG AGTCATTCGTACTACCACCTACCTCCTCTACTCCCTGCACTGCAATGCCTGTCTCTTCTACTGGGGCTCAGATTACGAGGGACTTGGATCCACTCAATGGACATATGATGGATCGGGCAACAG TTATATTCGCTGCTATTACTACGCTGTGAAGACCCTCCTCACCATTGGGGGGGTTCCTGGACCCACCACTCTTTTTGAGACCCTCTTCCAGCTGGTCAATTACTTTGTAGGAGTCTTTGCCTTTTCCATAATGATTGGACAG ATGAGAGATGTGGTGGGTGCGGCCACAGCGGGGAAGACCTACTACAGAGCCTGCATGGACAACACCATCAAGTACATGGCCTCCTACCACATTCCTCGTGATGTGCAGAACCGGGTCAAGACCTGGTATGACTACACCTGGCAGTCCCAGGGCATGCTGG ACGAGCAGGGGTTACTGGTGCAGCTGCCAGACAAGATGAGACTCGACATCGCCGTGGATGTCAACTACGACATTGTCAGCAAAGTGGCTTTGTTCCAG GGTTGTGACCGACAGATGATTTTTGACATGTTAAAGCGACTCCGCTCTGTGGTGTACCTCCCAGGTGACTATGTTTGCAAAAAG GGAGAGATCGGAAGGGAGATGTATATCATCAAAGCTGGGGAGGTGCAAGTGGTGGGCGGGCCCGACGGGAAGACTGTGTTTGTGACGCTGAAGGCAGGCTCTGTATTTGGAGAAATTAG cttgctgGCAGTGGGAGGAGGGAACCGCCGGACGGCTAATGTAGTGGCCCATGGCTTCGCTAACCTGTTCATCCTGGACAAGAAGGACCTGGCGGAGATCCTGGTCCATTATCCCGAATCCCAGAAGCTGCTGCGCAAGAAGGCCAA AAAAATgttaacaaaaaacaagaagCCGGCGGATGATAAAGGGGAGACAAAGGACCCCCCACAAGTGATTCCACCCCGTCCTGAGACTCCGAAATTATTCAGGGCAGCTCTGGAGATGACAGAAAAGTCTGGCATGAAAGGGATCTTCTCTAAACTGAAGGGCAAGACAAACACGTCCAGCACCACCCTAGAG CCGTCCAGCTCGTCCCCGattccccctccctcccccgtgCACCGCCGCTCCCCTGTCCCACGTAAGCTCCCCCATGACGATGTCGACGTGGTGTCGGAAACCTCAGACTGCTCCATGCTGATACGGATGACACCCAGGCACGGTGGGGAGGAGATGCTCTCAGTGGAAGTGTGTCCTGGGGAGCAGGAAGAAGCAGGAGATGCAGAGGATGGAGAGGAGGGCAAGGAAGAGGAGGAACAAGGGAAGTAA